Proteins from a genomic interval of Clostridium botulinum:
- a CDS encoding S41 family peptidase has protein sequence MELCFRGKYNCVWNTTLYDVLNIQGAVIDCTRKDIIMKKIYKGILIGLVSGSIGISSFCFYRSHKKYKNYNEDAIYLLNFLEDNYPYFQVKKKVFNYDFLKHKDEFIEKISKSKDDSEFFKNVDETMFCLQNGHSSISREAYFGNNKNETEKELERKYYYWKDVENKSMYLPDVKLKYVQGKYIVIKSKNKDIPIGSIVTKINGKEINDYIGSNREKFMLFRDTKRKRGYSIFGEYRKYDDSKDTVEVFCNGIKQEKQINYNKINNEIKAWYYSNPQYSGENIITDKINNKAAYLRIKSFYFENPQKDKNNISDFFNNLNKDDNLIIDIRGNHGGMVEYSNFLSSFLTDKLPKYYQCIKNTKFMNERWYYLEQNISDVTILNKETLPKNNYNLEGFNILNVESKNQPLNSRKFKGAVYVLVDGEVYSSAEKFLDSIKTLKNVTIVGTTTGGDGTGFPAIDTHLPKSKLIIKIPPALTINEDGTVDEEVCINPDVYIEQNINDYSSYLKTDLKDIVQSKYDTVYNKTLNLISKEQK, from the coding sequence GTGGAATTGTGTTTTAGAGGAAAATACAATTGTGTGTGGAATACTACACTTTATGATGTATTAAATATACAAGGTGCGGTTATAGATTGCACTAGAAAGGATATTATTATGAAAAAAATTTATAAAGGAATACTTATAGGGTTAGTTTCTGGAAGCATAGGTATAAGTAGTTTTTGCTTTTATAGGTCTCATAAAAAATATAAAAACTACAATGAAGATGCTATCTATTTATTAAATTTTTTAGAGGATAATTATCCGTATTTTCAGGTAAAGAAGAAAGTTTTTAATTATGATTTTTTAAAGCATAAGGATGAATTTATAGAAAAAATATCAAAGTCAAAGGATGATAGTGAGTTTTTCAAAAATGTAGATGAAACTATGTTTTGTCTTCAAAATGGACATAGTTCCATTTCTAGAGAGGCTTACTTTGGAAATAACAAAAACGAGACTGAAAAAGAGTTAGAAAGGAAATATTATTATTGGAAGGATGTTGAAAATAAAAGCATGTATCTTCCAGATGTTAAATTAAAATATGTACAGGGAAAATATATAGTAATTAAATCTAAAAATAAGGACATACCAATTGGAAGTATTGTAACTAAAATAAATGGAAAAGAGATTAATGATTATATAGGATCTAATAGAGAAAAATTTATGTTATTTAGAGATACCAAAAGAAAGAGAGGTTATTCAATTTTTGGTGAGTACCGCAAATATGATGATTCTAAAGACACTGTAGAAGTATTCTGTAATGGTATAAAACAAGAAAAACAAATTAATTATAATAAAATCAATAATGAAATTAAAGCCTGGTATTACTCAAATCCACAGTATAGTGGAGAAAATATAATTACAGATAAGATTAATAATAAAGCAGCATATTTAAGAATTAAAAGTTTTTATTTTGAAAATCCTCAAAAGGATAAAAACAACATAAGTGATTTTTTCAATAATTTAAATAAAGATGACAATTTGATTATAGATATCCGTGGTAATCATGGAGGTATGGTGGAATATTCTAATTTTCTAAGTTCATTTTTAACTGATAAACTCCCTAAGTATTACCAATGCATTAAAAATACTAAGTTTATGAATGAGAGATGGTATTACTTAGAACAAAATATATCTGATGTTACTATACTTAATAAAGAAACTTTACCTAAAAATAATTATAACTTAGAGGGTTTTAATATACTTAATGTGGAATCTAAAAATCAGCCATTAAATTCTAGAAAGTTTAAAGGAGCTGTGTACGTTCTTGTAGATGGTGAAGTTTATTCATCTGCAGAAAAATTTTTAGATAGCATAAAAACTTTAAAAAATGTTACAATTGTAGGAACCACAACTGGTGGAGATGGTACAGGCTTTCCCGCTATAGATACACATCTTCCTAAAAGTAAATTAATAATCAAAATTCCACCAGCACTTACCATAAATGAAGATGGTACCGTAGATGAGGAAGTTTGCATAAATCCTGATGTGTATATAGAACAAAACATTAATGATTATAGTAGTTATCTAAAAACAGACTTAAAGGATATAGTACAAAGTAAGTATGATACGGTTTATAATAAGACACTGAATTTAATATCTAAAGAACAAAAATAA